GCGGGGATTTATAAAAAATGTTGCTGTTGCAACAGTGGCAACAGCTGCTTGCGGCAGTTTATCCTGTTCCTGCAATTCAAAAACACCGGTAATACCGGAAAAGGTAAAACTGCTTTCACCCGATGGCGAAATTGTTGAAATTGATTCTGCGTACCTCAATCACCAGGAGAACATGGCCGTTTTATCGCAGCATGAACAAAGGGTTGGTATGCCCGGAAAGAAATTTGTGATGGTGGTGGACCTGGCCCGTTGTAAAAATGCACGTAAATGTATTACTGCCTGTCAAAAACACCACTACCGTTCAGAAGATAAAGAATGGCTTACTGTAAAACTGCTAAAGGATAGTGACAAAGGCGCTCCGTACTGGTTCCCCAAGCAGTGTTTTCATTGCGACAATCCTCCCTGTGTGAAGGTTTGCCCGGTGGATGCCACTTATAAAAGGCAGGATGGGCTGGTGCTGATAGATAACGAAAGATGTATTGGCTGTAAATTCTGTATGGCAGCCTGTCCCTATTCTACCCGTGTATTTAACTGGGATGAACCCGAAATATCCTTTGATATAAAGGATCTTCCATACAATGCAGAAACAGGCGTGCCTGCCAAAGTGGGTACCGTTGAAAAATGCGATTTCTGCCCGGACAGGTCAAGAGAAGGATTACTGCCACCTTGTGTGGAATCCTGTCCGAACGGAGTTTTTTATTTTGGAGATGTAAATGAAGATGCTGTTTGTAATGGGGAAGAGACGGTAAGTTTTACCCAGTTGATAAAAGACCGTGCCGGTTACCGGTTTCTGGAAGAACTGGGAACCAAACCAAGGGTTTATTACCTGCCTCCGAAAGAAAGACAGTTTCCTGTAGAACGGGGATATGAAGACCTGCCTGATGACATTAAAGCAAGGTTTAAAGATATCATGGAGGCTGAGAAAAAATAATCCTGCAAAAGGATATTATGATCATTATAAAGTGAAAATTTTATGGAACTCAATACTTACCAGCAGAAAGCTTTCGACTACCAGCGCCCTAATATTGAAAAGTTTGGAAAAAAGAATTTGATCTGGAGTATTTTCTTTTTGATCTGCATACTGGTTGGCCTTTATGCTTTGTACCTGCAAATTGCCAAAGGGCATGGTGTAACCGGTATGCGGGATAATGTAGTGTGGGGGCTTTTCATTGTAAACTTTATCTTTTTTATAGGGCTCAGTTATGCTGGGGCAATCATCGGGGGGGTACTGCACCTTTCAAAAGTGCCCTGGGGTAAGCCCATTGTGCGGCTTGCACAAATGATGACACTTATCTCTGTAATAGTAGGCCCCATATTTATTTTATTATGTGTAGGCCGTTTCGACAGGTTGCATCACCTCTTTATTTATCCACGCATTCAATCTCCCATGACATGGGATGTGATGGCTGTGCTTACTTTTTTTGCCGGCGCTGTATTGTTTCTGTACATGGCCCTCATAAAGGATTTTGCCGTATACCGCGATGCCAAAATGAATATTCCGAAATGGAAACAAAAACTGTATAAAATTTTAGCCATCGGTTACCGCGGAGCAGCCAGCCAAAAAAGGCATTTGATCATTTCGCAAAACCTGCTGGCCATAATCATGGTACCCTTATCTATAATTGTATCATCTATTCTCTCCTGGATATTTGGAATGACACTGCGGCCTGGCTGGCATAGTACCATCTTTGGCCCTTACTTTGTTTTAGGAGCCCTATATTCCGGATGCGGAGTTTTGATCGTTGCCATGTGGGTGTACAGGAAAATGTATAAACTCGAAAACTATTTTACAGATAAACATTTCTCCTACCTGGGTTACGGTATGATGGTGCTTGGAGCCGGCTATGGCTATTTTACTTTTTCAGAATATTTTACAAATTGGTTTGGCTCTGCTAAATGGGAGAGTGAGGTAATTAATAAACTCTTTAGTTTTCATGAATACGGCGGATGGACATTATTTGCCAATCTTGCCGGTATCGCCTTACCGATAATGATCGTAGCAATTCCTGCCACCAGGAAACCTTTATGGATAACAATAAGTGCATTTGTGATGGTTATTGCACTGTGGGTTAAGCGTTACCTTATTATTGTACCAACGCTTGAAACACCGGCAGTACCCATACAGGATACCAGGATGGAATTTGTAAAATACAGCGCTACCTGGCCTGAATGGGCGCTTACCATTGCCGGAATTGCATCATTTCTTTTATTTTTTACAATCATCTCAAAATTTGTAACAGTGGTGCCGGTATCTGGCCTGGAAGAAGTTAATTTTCCGCATGAACCTCATCATCACCCTGTTGATACCTTGAATGATGAAACAAAACCTGCTTAAAAGAAATTTTATGAAAGAAGAACGTATAAAAAACAGAATCAGGATTATACTGATGTTTGTAATGTTGATGTTGTTGTTTACCCCGGTAACGGTTATTGCCCAAACAGACAGTACAGCAATTAAAGAAGCAACTGCTAAGGAAGCAGCAGCTTTAATAGCCCCGGCCCTTGATTTTATTGTGGTGCAAAAATCTGACAGCAGTATAGATTTAAAAGCAGCAATACGAGCTAAAATAAAAGGATCAGCTGTAAAGTTTCCGCTTTTAAAGGTTAGTTTTTTCCAGGTAAGTGATACTGCTGAAAAAAATCTTGGTTTTGTAATAACTGACAAAAACGGCAAGGCCGTACTTAATGTGAAAGAAACCGCATTAATTATGGCTAAAGACGGCAGTTTGAATTTTAAAGCCTCTTTTGCAGGAAATAAACAAATGGAACCGGCTGATGGCGAAATGACCGTAAAAAGAGGAATGCTGCAGATAACACCGGTGAAAGAAGATTCGCTGTTAACGGTTAAAGTAAATTTCATTTCTCCGGTTGTTGGGATAGATTCAGCGAAAAAGGACCTGGTAATCGGCATATTTGTAAAACGTACCTTCGGGCCATTGAAAATTGGAGAAGGTACTACAGATGAGAATGGAGAAGTGACTGTAGAGGTGCCCAACAACCTGCCGGGAGATGATAAAGGCAATATTACATTACTGGCAAAGCTTGATGAAAATGAAACTTTCGGAAATATGGAAGCCAGCGCTGTTCAAAAATGGGGCTTGCC
This sequence is a window from Chitinophagaceae bacterium. Protein-coding genes within it:
- the nrfD gene encoding polysulfide reductase NrfD, giving the protein MELNTYQQKAFDYQRPNIEKFGKKNLIWSIFFLICILVGLYALYLQIAKGHGVTGMRDNVVWGLFIVNFIFFIGLSYAGAIIGGVLHLSKVPWGKPIVRLAQMMTLISVIVGPIFILLCVGRFDRLHHLFIYPRIQSPMTWDVMAVLTFFAGAVLFLYMALIKDFAVYRDAKMNIPKWKQKLYKILAIGYRGAASQKRHLIISQNLLAIIMVPLSIIVSSILSWIFGMTLRPGWHSTIFGPYFVLGALYSGCGVLIVAMWVYRKMYKLENYFTDKHFSYLGYGMMVLGAGYGYFTFSEYFTNWFGSAKWESEVINKLFSFHEYGGWTLFANLAGIALPIMIVAIPATRKPLWITISAFVMVIALWVKRYLIIVPTLETPAVPIQDTRMEFVKYSATWPEWALTIAGIASFLLFFTIISKFVTVVPVSGLEEVNFPHEPHHHPVDTLNDETKPA
- a CDS encoding 4Fe-4S dicluster domain-containing protein; protein product: MKEQDNIQDNGRRGFIKNVAVATVATAACGSLSCSCNSKTPVIPEKVKLLSPDGEIVEIDSAYLNHQENMAVLSQHEQRVGMPGKKFVMVVDLARCKNARKCITACQKHHYRSEDKEWLTVKLLKDSDKGAPYWFPKQCFHCDNPPCVKVCPVDATYKRQDGLVLIDNERCIGCKFCMAACPYSTRVFNWDEPEISFDIKDLPYNAETGVPAKVGTVEKCDFCPDRSREGLLPPCVESCPNGVFYFGDVNEDAVCNGEETVSFTQLIKDRAGYRFLEELGTKPRVYYLPPKERQFPVERGYEDLPDDIKARFKDIMEAEKK